A genomic region of Fibrobacter sp. contains the following coding sequences:
- the rimI gene encoding ribosomal protein S18-alanine N-acetyltransferase, with protein sequence MDSIYCRSATFTDLPEILNIEKICYSNPWNMDHFRDEFISPFSLVTVICIGNIITGYAAAALIFDELQIRNICISPDFRRKGLGEKLLNFLIDRARSENAKMVLLEVRESNIAAISLYIKTGFHIDYKRKKFYSDGETGLAMSLKLSSH encoded by the coding sequence ATGGATAGTATCTACTGCAGAAGCGCTACTTTTACTGATCTTCCTGAAATACTGAACATCGAGAAGATCTGCTACTCAAACCCCTGGAATATGGATCATTTCAGGGATGAATTTATCAGTCCCTTCTCTTTGGTAACCGTGATTTGCATTGGAAACATCATTACCGGGTATGCCGCAGCCGCCCTCATATTTGATGAACTGCAAATAAGAAATATCTGTATCTCACCTGATTTCAGAAGAAAAGGTTTAGGCGAAAAACTCCTGAACTTTTTGATAGATAGGGCCCGTTCTGAAAATGCAAAAATGGTTTTGCTTGAGGTAAGGGAAAGTAACATCGCCGCGATCAGCCTTTATATCAAAACCGGTTTCCATATAGATTACAAAAGGAAAAAATTCTATTCTGACGGTGAAACCGGACTGGCAATGTCTTTAAAACTATCTTCTCACTGA